In a genomic window of Helianthus annuus cultivar XRQ/B chromosome 10, HanXRQr2.0-SUNRISE, whole genome shotgun sequence:
- the LOC110885593 gene encoding heat shock cognate 70 kDa protein, giving the protein MSQKVKGAAIGIDLGTTYSCAAVWFDRKKRVEVIPNEQGNNTTPSFVAFNDSELLVGEGAKDQIARNPTNTLFDVKRLIGSRFHDPQVQKDMKSWPFKIIEGPAEKPTVVVELNGEEKKYAPEELSAMVLKKLKECAEAFIGREVTDAVITVPAYFNNNQREATKEAGTLAGLNVLRLINEPTAAAIAYGLDHMADQTWHNDKNVLVFDLGGGTFDVSLLKISKTGVIDVKAVGGDTHLGGEDFDRTLVNYCVNEFKKKHREDLRRNPRAMGRLKVACEKAKRDLSSSIFAPVEIDCLYEGIDFSIKVSRAKFEELNASYFEKCIKLVEKCLFDGEIKKKDVDEVVVVGGSTRIPKVRRLVEEFFDGKTVCKNMNGDEAVAFGAALLASRLSGNNDNDNDNVVSDIVLQDVTPLSLGVEIAIKGVHGNMSVVIPRNTSIPTCKKGIYHSLIYETHACISVYQGESNKVKENILLGRFELCDLTLGSNGMSKLEVCFNIDVDGILLVSAEETSTGQRKSITIAKI; this is encoded by the exons ATGTCTCAAAAAGTTAAAGGAGCAGCGATCGGTATTGATCTTGGAACAACGTACTCATGTGCTGCTGTCTGGTTTGATAGGAAAAAGCGAGTGGAGGTCATACCTAATGAACAGGGAAACAATACCACCCCGTCTTTTGTAGCTTTCAATGATTCAGAGTTATTGGTAGGAGAGGGTGCAAAAGACCAGATTGCAAGGAACCCTACCAACACTCTGTTTG ATGTTAAGCGTTTGATAGGGAGCAGATTCCATGATCCTCAGGTGCAAAAGGACATGAAGTCATGGCCTTTCAAGATCATTGAAGGGCCTGCAGAGAAGCCAACGGTTGTAGTCGAGTTGAATGGTGAAGAGAAGAAATATGCCCCTGAAGAGTTATCAGCCATGGTTCTGAAGAAGTTGAAAGAGTGTGCCGAAGCATTTATTGGAAGAGAGGTAACAGATGCTGTGATAACTGTTCCTGCTTATTTTAATAACAATCAAAGAGAGGCAACAAAGGAAGCGGGAACCCTTGCAGGCCTTAATGTGTTGCGACTGATAAATGAGCCTACTGCAGCTGCAATTGCTTATGGTTTGGACCATATGGCTGACCAAACATGGCATAATGATAAAAACGTTTTGGTCTTTGATTTGGGCGGTGGTACCTTTGACGTGTCGCTTTTGAAAATCAGTAAAACGGGAGTGATTGATGTGAAAGCGGTCGGGGGTGATACTCATTTAGGTGGTGAGGATTTTGATAGGACACTCGTTAATTACTGCGTAAATGAATTTAAGAAAAAACACAGGGAGGATCTAAGAAGAAATCCAAGAGCAATGGGGAGGCTGAAGGTTGCTTGTGAGAAAGCGAAGAGGGACTTGTCGTCATCTATTTTTGCTCCAGTTGAAATTGATTGCTTGTATGAGGGGATTGACTTTTCCATTAAAGTCAGTCGAGCCAAATTCGAGGAACTAAATGCAAGTTATTTTGAGAAATGCATTAAACTGGTGGAAAAATGTTTGTTTGATGGGgagataaagaagaaggatgTGGATGAGGTGGTGGTTGTTGGCGGGTCCACTAGGATTCCAAAGGTACGACGACTGGTGGAAGAGTTTTTCGATGGGAAGACAGTTTGCAAGAACATGAATGGTGATGAGGCTGTTGCATTCGGTGCTGCACTCTTGGCTTCAAGGTTAAGTGGAAATAacgataatgataatgataatgtgGTCTCGGATATTGTGTTACAGGATGTCACTCCTCTTTCGTTAGGAGTAGAAATCGCGATAAAAGGAGTGCATGGTAACATGTCCGTAGTTATTCCCAGGAATACATCCATACCCACATGCAAGAAAGGAATATATCATTCACTGATCTACGAAACACATGCATGTATCTCGGTGTATCAAGGTGAGAGCAACAAAGTTAAGGAAAACATATTACTTGGCAGGTTCGAGCTTTGTGACCTTACGCTAGGTTCCAATGGAATGTCAAAACTAGAGGTTTGCTTCAACATTGATGTCGATGGAATCCTTCTAGTCTCTGCAGAGGAAACATCCACAGGTCAAAGAAAATCAATTACAATTGCTAAGATCTGA